TCCGTTACCCTTAGTATCTGTCATAAATTCATTTCTAAATCCTATAAGTCCTCTAGCAGGTATTTTGAATTCAAGTCTTGAATATCCATTTACAGCAGAACTCATGTTGATCATTTCAGCTTTTCTAGGTCCTAATTTTTCCATAACAACTCCCATGAATTCTTCTGGAACGTCTATTGTTAAGTACTCAATTGGTTCAAGTTTTTTACCATCTTCTTCGTGGAAGATAACAGATGGTTTAGATACTTGGAATTCATATCCTTCTCTTCTCATTGTTTCAATTAATATAGAAAGGTGTAATTCTCCTCTTCCGCTTACTTTAAAGGAATCTGCTGAATCTGTTTCTTCAACTTTTAAACTTACATTAGTTTCTAATTCTTTCATTAATCTATCTCTTAAATGTCTAGATGTAACGTAATCTCCTTCTTTTCCTGCAAATGGTGAATCATTTACCATGAAGTACATGCTTAATGTTGGTTCATCAATTTCTACAAATGATACTGCTTCTGGATTAGTTATATCAGCTATTGTTTCACCAATATTTATATCAGCTATACCTGAAACTGCAACTATATCTCCAAGCTTAGCTTCTTCTACTTCTTCTCTTTTTAATCCATTATAAACATATAAGTTAGAAACTTTTACATTTCTCTTATTACCTTCTTTGTCTACGATGGTTACTTGTTGATTTTTGTTAACTTTTCCTCTAACAATCTTACCAATTCCTATTCTACCTACATATTCATTGTAGTCTATAGTAGTAACTAACATTTGTAATGGTTCGTCAACATATCCTGTTGGAGCTTTTACATTTTTTATTATTGTGTCAAATAAGCATTCCATATCCTTTGGCTCTTCACTAACATCTTTTATTGCATATCCTGCTCTTGCTGAAGCATAAACTATAGGGAAATCTAATTGTTCATCATCAGCACCTAATTCTACAAATAAGTCAAATACTTCATCTATAACTTCTTCTGGTCTTGCATTTGGCTTATCTATTTTATTAATTACAACCATTGGTTTTAAATGTAATTCTAAAGCTTTCTTTAATACAAATTTAGTTTGAGGCATAGGTCCTTCATATGCATCTACTACTAGTATAACACTATCAACCATCATTAAAACACGTTCAACTTCTCCACCAAAGTCAGCATGTCCTGGAGTATCAACTATGTTTATCTTAACTCCGTTGTACATTACAGCAGTGTTTTTAGATAGTATAGTGATTCCTCTTTCTTTTTCTAAATCATTAGAATCCATTACTCTTTCTTGAACTTTTTCATTATCTCTAAATACATGGCTTTGTTTTAACATTGCATCAACTAGTGTTGTCTTACCATGGTCAACATGGGCAATGATAGCCACGTTTCTTATGTCATTTCTTGTAAATAAACTCATCTTATTTCCTCCAATATTTATAGCAATTATGTAGATAAATACAAACAAAAATTGGATACTATATAGTATCCAATTCTAAAACTAACATATCTATTCTAATATTATAAATTAAAAAAGTCAATGTTTGTAGAATGTTTGATATTATTTATGGTCTACAAAATCATCATCTACTGCTTTTCCTAATATTTTTATAATATCTTCCCACAATACTCCAAACTTAACTTCAGCTTGCATATAATTTGAAACATCTAAATCCATAGAAATTATTTTCCCTATGTTCTCTAGTTTTTCCATTGTTTCTTGAGATGCAGCTCCTTTTTCCATTTGTTCAGAATATGCTTGAAGTTGTACTTTTCTAAAATCTTCTACCATTTTCTTGCTTGATTCTTTTGCTTCTACTGCTTTTTTATATTTTTTAAAGTTTTTTACTTCTTCACACTCTTTTAACTCATTTGCAAGTTCATGTACTTTATCGTATATATTCATAATACTCCCCCCACAAAACATTACCTACACTTCCATTATAATAGGAAGTATCATTGGTTTTCTCTTAGTTTTTTCATATAAAAACATTCTTAAAACTTCTTTTACTTTGGATTTAATAACTGCCCATTCAGTAATGTGTTTTTCCTCACATTCTCTTAAAGCATTTCTAACAATAACTCTAGCTTCTTCCATTAAATCTTCAGATTCTCTTACATATACAAATCCTCTTGAGATAATGTCAGGTCCAGCTATAACTTTTCCTGTATCTTTTCCTATAGTAACCACTACAGTTAATATACCATCTTGTGATAAGTGTCTTCTGTCACGTAATACTATATTACCTACATCTCCTACGCCAAGTCCATCTACAAATACTTGACCTGACATAACACTACCACTCTTTTTAATGCTATCTCTTGTTACTTCTATAACATCACCATTTTCTGATATAATAGCATTTTTTTCTGGCATTCCAAGTTTCACTGCAAGTTCAGCATGTTGTTTTAACATTCTATACTCACCATGCACTGGTATGAAAAACTTAGGTTTTACCAAAGTATGAATAAGTTTTAATTCTTCTTGACATGCATGACCTGAAACATGGACATCAGCAAGGGCTTCATATATTACGTTTGCACCTTGTTTAAATAACTGATTAATTACTTTGGAAACTAATTTTTCATTTCCTGGTATAGGAGTTGCTGAAATAATAACCATATCTCCTGGAATTATACTAACTTTCTTATGATCTGAAGACGCCATTCTAGAAAGTGCAGACATAGGCTCTCCTTGGCTTCCAGTTGTGATTATAGTTATTCTATCGTTAGAATATTTTTTAATATCATCTATGCTTATTAATGTTCCATCTTGAAATTTAAGGTAACCAAGTTCTGATGCAACTGCAACAATGTTTTCCATACTTCTTCCTGAAACAGCTACTTTTCTTCCTATTTTTTCAGAAGCAGTAATTATCTGTTGTATTCTGTGAATATTAGAAGCAAATGTTGCAACAATTATTCTTC
This Clostridium novyi NT DNA region includes the following protein-coding sequences:
- a CDS encoding ribonuclease J; the protein is MKKEKDKVKIIPLGGLEEVGKNLTVIEYKNEIAIIDCGLKFPDDEMLGIDVVIPDIGYLLKNKEKVKGIFLTHGHEDHIGALPYVLKELNVPVYGTKLTIGIVENRLKESGLLSSCTLNRVQPRDIIKLDNMAIEFIRTSHSIADSAAIAVHTPLGIILHTGDFKIDYTPIDGQVADLPRFVELGKKGVIAMLADSTNVERKGYTMSERTVGKTFENIFSKADGRIIVATFASNIHRIQQIITASEKIGRKVAVSGRSMENIVAVASELGYLKFQDGTLISIDDIKKYSNDRITIITTGSQGEPMSALSRMASSDHKKVSIIPGDMVIISATPIPGNEKLVSKVINQLFKQGANVIYEALADVHVSGHACQEELKLIHTLVKPKFFIPVHGEYRMLKQHAELAVKLGMPEKNAIISENGDVIEVTRDSIKKSGSVMSGQVFVDGLGVGDVGNIVLRDRRHLSQDGILTVVVTIGKDTGKVIAGPDIISRGFVYVRESEDLMEEARVIVRNALRECEEKHITEWAVIKSKVKEVLRMFLYEKTKRKPMILPIIMEV
- a CDS encoding YlbF family regulator, with translation MNIYDKVHELANELKECEEVKNFKKYKKAVEAKESSKKMVEDFRKVQLQAYSEQMEKGAASQETMEKLENIGKIISMDLDVSNYMQAEVKFGVLWEDIIKILGKAVDDDFVDHK
- the typA gene encoding translational GTPase TypA; protein product: MSLFTRNDIRNVAIIAHVDHGKTTLVDAMLKQSHVFRDNEKVQERVMDSNDLEKERGITILSKNTAVMYNGVKINIVDTPGHADFGGEVERVLMMVDSVILVVDAYEGPMPQTKFVLKKALELHLKPMVVINKIDKPNARPEEVIDEVFDLFVELGADDEQLDFPIVYASARAGYAIKDVSEEPKDMECLFDTIIKNVKAPTGYVDEPLQMLVTTIDYNEYVGRIGIGKIVRGKVNKNQQVTIVDKEGNKRNVKVSNLYVYNGLKREEVEEAKLGDIVAVSGIADINIGETIADITNPEAVSFVEIDEPTLSMYFMVNDSPFAGKEGDYVTSRHLRDRLMKELETNVSLKVEETDSADSFKVSGRGELHLSILIETMRREGYEFQVSKPSVIFHEEDGKKLEPIEYLTIDVPEEFMGVVMEKLGPRKAEMINMSSAVNGYSRLEFKIPARGLIGFRNEFMTDTKGNGIMNHVFDGYEPFKGEIPGRTRGSLVAFETGEAVAYGLFNAQERGKLFVTPATDVYAGMVVGECSRAEDIDVNVCKKKHLTNTRSSGSDDALKLVPVVPMSLEQSLEFIAADELVEITPINIRMRKKILDSAARKRASRR